The window TTGGCCTCTATGTTGGCGCAGTCCTCAGCAATTGTGAGGAACTCTATCCGCCCCTCAAGAGACCAATCCGCGGAGAAGACGCCGACCGTGGAGTCGGTGGACATGAGATAAGTCCAGTCGCCCCACCATTTCTGGCCCTCGCAGTCGGGCGTCCGACGATACCATAGTGATACCCTTGTGACGCCGGTGAAGTAGTCGGAAGAAGTGAAACCAACCTCTATCGGCGAGCTGGTGAAGCATTGAGAATCGCACCAGCACGTAGAGGTTGGCGGCGTGTTGTCAACATCCATGGCATCGAGCCAGCCTGTGTCAGGATATGTCCCCGTTATGCCACCCCACGTCTCGTAGCTCATGTAATACTGATAAGGACCCGCTGCCAACGAGCTCACGGTCCCAATCCAAGTAACTCCACTGTCGAAATGCAGATCAACAACGGTTGTGCCGTCGTCGAGATGCGCCTGAACCGCAGCAAGCGTGGCGACCGTGGGAGGGACACTGCAATCAACTGTGAACTCGAATATGGTTGCCGAGCTCCCGCAATCCGGAGTATGCGCCGGATTGGTCAGGTAGCTGCCAGTATGGAACGCGTAAAGCGTCGCTGGGGAGTCGTATGTGCAGAAGTAGAGGGTCCCGTCCGTCCCGATAGACCCTGCCGACAGACAGGTCCATTCGTCATAGCCGAGATCGTAAGACCAACAGAGGCGTCCTAGCGGCGAGACACCGAAGAACAGCCCGCCGTTGCCTGTAACATAGATTGTGCCAGTAGCATCAATTATTGCACTGGCATACATGAGATCGGTCCCGGCCCCCAGTTGGACAGACCATTTCAGTGTCCCGCCTGAGGCAATGGCAAACAAGTTGGCCTTGGTGTCCACGATGTAGAGGGTTCCATCGGTGCCAATCGCGGGCGCATTGAGTATCCCGGCCCCCGCCTCAGGGCTGTCCCAGGCCCAACCCAACGTCCCATCCGATGCAACGCAATACAGGACATACTCGTTGGCGCTATCCCCCGAATCGCCAAAGTATATGTGCTCACCGTCTTCAGAAACGGAGGGCGAGGAATAACGGACCTGGTCTATGCCGCCCGGAGGAAACTCCCACTTCATGGCCCCGGTGCTTGCATCAAGCGCCACCAGGACCCCAGAACCTCCGGAATCTCTCCCGGTAATATAGACCGTATCCCTATAAAATGCGGGGGAGGTCTCCCAGAATGTTTTCTGGGGGATGAACGTCTTCGTCCAGGCGGCGGTGCCTTGAAGAGGCCCCGACATGTATATGGCGTGAACCTCGTCCCATTCTATGCAGAAAACCAGGTTCAGGTCATCGGCGATAACGGGAGAAGTGATCGGATCCCCACCGACCGTGCCGTCGTATGACCAGACGAGACTCCCCCCCTTGTCAATCCTATAAACGGACGCACCTCGACTTTGGGCAATTATGCTGGAATCGCTTGCAATCGCGGGAGCGCACTTCGCCCAGTTTCCACCCAAATCATAAGTCCACCGTAGTGAGCTATCCGGATTCAAGGCGTAGGCGTTCCCGGGCCATTCCGACGTGAAGCGCAACGTCCCGTCCGTCGCGATAGTGACAGAACTACCGTGCAGCCCGGGATACGTCCACTTGAGGAACGGGCCATTCGGCCCCACCCAGGGGCATCGCCCTGAATTCCGCGCATCGTAGAGATAAGTCGGCCAAACGTCTCCCTGAGCAAAAGAGGCCGACGAGGTGACTAGGCCCAAAAGAACCAAAACTCCCAACGTCAAAGCAAATCTGTGTCGTCCGATCATTACTATCGCACCACCCTTTCTTGGTTTGAACCAAACACGGTGTAGATATTCAATTCCTGTCAAATAGGACTTCTCGCTACCAACGGACCAGTAGCCCCTGGACGCAGACTAAGCGCCTTGAAAGAAAAATACCAATAGCGCAACAAGCCAGCATTTGCCCCTTCTGGCCTACTCATCACTAAAAATGTGGCTATGCAAGATGCCCAACCACTTGCTATACGTAGAATACAGAATAGCTGAATAGTAGTTGACGTGTCAATAGCGAAATTGCTCTCTGCCGCAACTTGCGGCAGCGCAGCCGATGTGTTATGGTTCTTATCGGTTTTTGGATAATTATAGTAAAGCTTTCGACCACGGGGAGATGAGGCGAGCTATGGTCTTTGGGAGCGGGAAGAGGGCGCAAGCAAGGGAGCTTAAGGGCAAGGTTGAGGGCATCCTGTCCCTGTTGGACAGCTTGGCAGCGGGCTCGGAGGTATCCGGTAAAACTGGAGAAAATGCGAAGGGGGCCGAGGGCGAAAGCGCTTTCGCCGCGGTCAATTCCCTGAAGGACTCAATCGGACAGATGATGCAGCTCGTGGCCGAGATAACCTCTTTGCAGCAGGGACTTCTCGGTGAATACGAGAAGTTTGTCGATAGATGTGAGGGTATTGACGACCTATCCCGTGACGGACGGTATCAGCTCGCCAGCGATTTTTTCTCCTTCGTCGTCGCCAAGAACGCCAAGAACGGCAACGCCGCGGATGCGCTTCAGCAGGACCTGGCGGGCCTCTCGGAGGAACTGGACAAGCTCGCTTCTCCTATGCAGAGCTCCGCTCTGGCAGCGGACGTCTCGAATGACGTAGAGAAGATCAGACGAGCAGTTTCCGACCTCGCCTCGTTCCTATCGGTCGATATCGCAGATTCGGCAGGCCACAGCGGCGAGTAGCCGGCGCAGTAGTTCCCGTTCAGCTGGCCTCGGCCGTGCTTGAAGACGCAAGTGGCAGGAACATCCCCAGAACCGCCCAGAAAGCGAAGCTTGGAGAGAACCAGAACATCCCATCATAGGCGAGGCAATTGACGCCAAAGCCGACAATCGCGACGCACACGGCCCAAACATAACTGTTCCAGTAGCGGTCAGTCTTTGTGGCCCTGAGCGCGCGCAGGGACGCTCGGACGACCGTGGCTACGAAGACGAGGAAAGCTAGAAGCCCCAGAATACCTGTCTCGGCTAATATCGTGAACAGAACGTTGTCCGGAACCTTGTAAATCCTCAAGGTCTCCGGGTTCTTGCGATAATACTCATCGAAAATCGCCTCGAAGTTGCCTATCCCGATCCCGAATACTGGGTGGTCTCGCATCATCCTAAGGGCGCTCAGGCCACCATCGACCCTCTGGTTGACGGAGTAAAGCAGCGTGTGATCGAGCCTTTCGCCCGCGAGCTCGACGATCTCGTCCTGCGTCAAGTGCCCCTGTCGGATCAGCCCATCAACCTGCCTGACATCGGCCAGGTATTGCTTATATTGTGGCGCCATCAGCACCGCGGCAACGACGACAGCCACCACGCCGGCCGCGAACAGGCCCAAGAGCAGCTTCTTGTGCATACGGAGGAAATATATTCCGACCGCCGCGACTACCGCAACGAGGCTGCCGTACGAGCATGAATAGACCAGGGCGATGGCGATCAGGCCGGTTGAAACTAAACCGAAGATGCCCAGCCAGCTACTCCGCTTCTCGTGCAGTGCGAAGAACAAGGCCAGCGGGAGACACATGACGAGGAATGAGCCGAGCACGCTGGGGTCTGTGAACGACGATGCGACGGGCATGCCGAGTGTGTATTCAACGTAGATCGGTGCGAACGCCCGGTAGAAGGTATCGAGGAGGTAGTTGTGGTCGAGAAGTCCCTCTATCACGGCGTGGAACGCTACCCAGGACGCCACGAGCAGGACGGCGATGCTGAAGCGCCTCGCGATGGCTAGCTTGGGTCTGCGGCTGAGGACACATCTTGCGAGAGCCATGAAGAGTATAGCTGGAAGGAGGTAGTAGATGACTCTGAGCAGTGAACGGTCGGGAGCGGAGGCGTTCTTGATGGAGAGCAGGGCTGCTCCAAAGAATGCCATGAACGCCCATTCTGGAGCACTGAGCCGAGCGATTCCGGGGCCTAGCAGAGCAACTCCCAAAAGCACGAGCAGGGCGAGAATGGTCTCTGGCAGCAGGACATAAACGCCGGCAATGGGGAACTTCAGATACGGGAAGAAGTCAAATGGGAAGACAGCGTTGGCGGCGAAGACCAAGCAGAGCCCCCAGAAGAGCACTTGCCAGCTCGCATCTTTTGCCCATCCGCTCACTTTCCAGTTCTTCAGGCCCACGCCGTTTCCAGCCCTTGCACTGGCAACTGCCGACCTGATGTTGAGGACAGATAAGACCATCACTATCAGGAATGGCAAGTATGCGAGGAACACCCTTTTGTTAAGTCCGAACCATGTCCTGAATGGCATCATCACCGACAGCAGCGGGGCGCTCGGGAACCGGACGAAATCGATCCCCACTGGCCCGGAGACCTTGGGCAGCATTACCTTGACCGCGGTAACTGTCCCTCGCCAGGCGGGATTGCCGGCCAGGTTGAGCGTCAATCGCTGCCGCACGCTCGGTCCGGCGAGGTACTTCAGGTTGAAGGCCTGCTTGACGCTCTCATTCGAGCTGAACTGTTCGTTCGGCCCGTGCCAGAGAATCTCAACCGGATGCCGTTCGATGTCAGAGAAATCCACGCCCATGTCAATTATGGGATGCCACTTGGCGGCGAGGTTCTTCACCTTGAAGACAACGGACACGTCCGAGCCGGGCTCCGCCGGTCTTAGGACGAGTGTCCCGTTCGAGGCACCCTCGATCTCCCCTTCAAGGACGTCAAGCTTGCTTAAGACCTCTTGCTGAGGAGGCGATAGGTCGAGCGAGACAGTGCGACAGCCGAGCCCTAAGATGCCGAGCGCTGCCACTACGAGGAGGTGAACAACCCTCAATGTGGCTTTCCAGCGTCCCTTCTGGCTCTGGCGCTCCAACCTCGGCCTATTCACTCTATCTCTCCTCTTAAGACTTTTGAACCAGACCCAAGCGAACACAACATCGCTCATAAGTGCTGGGGCAGCATAACCCTACTCGATCGCCCGTTCAACCCTCGTGTCATCAGCATTCTTGGGTGCCACCCTTCCGGTAATGGTAGCCAGCGTCGCCCGGGGCAGGATGGCATCTTGCATAATGAAGCCGCCATCGATAGGTTTGTAAACGTCTGAAAATGGAACGGCCTAATGAGGGCCGACTCAAACCGACTTATGCGGAAAGGAAGTGTGATGATACTCATGAGTAGTCTTCCTGTTTGGGCGAGGCGAGCTCTTAACCTTCTGATGCTTTTTGCCGTGCTTAGCCTTCCTTTCATGGCCGGCTGCGCAGAGAAGCCGCAACCATCTGAGACTGAGAGCGCCAGCGCGAAGGCGGCTCCGGGCCGCGGGCCCCAGGCTCCCAACTTCAGACTGAATTCGCTCGACGGCGAGACGGTTGAACTGAGTGCGCTTAAGGGAAATGTCGTTGTGATAGACTTCTGGGCCACTTGGTGTTACCCGTGCCGAGTCACGCTGCCGCTGATGAACAAAGTGTATAAGCAGACTCGCGGCAAGGATGTCTCGGTGTTTGGCATCTCGACTGACCGCGTCTCATCGCTCAGGGTGAAGGATTTCGCTAAGAAGAACAATCTGGAGATGCCAATCCTCCACGACAGAGACGGGACTACAGCGCGAGCATACGGGATTAGGGCCATTCCCACGACGTTGGTCATCGACAAGAACGGATGTATCAGGGACAAGCATATCGGCGCTGACCGGCTAATCGACAAGAAACTTCTTGAGAAGGTGGACGAGCTTCTCAGGGAATGACCTTGCCAGCGGTTCCTGTCGCTCGGGGGCGGCATGCTCATCCCTCAGACCATCGCTTGAGTGGCTGGAATGTAACTTATCCGCCGCGAACGCCGGCGAGAGGCAGTAATCGTCCAGCGGACGTGCAACAGCGTCCCAGCGAAACTCCTCCGCGAGAAGAGCGAGCCTTTTTTTGTATTGGTCGATCTCAGCCGGCCTCGCGCCTCGTAGCG is drawn from bacterium and contains these coding sequences:
- a CDS encoding O-antigen ligase family protein, whose amino-acid sequence is MNRPRLERQSQKGRWKATLRVVHLLVVAALGILGLGCRTVSLDLSPPQQEVLSKLDVLEGEIEGASNGTLVLRPAEPGSDVSVVFKVKNLAAKWHPIIDMGVDFSDIERHPVEILWHGPNEQFSSNESVKQAFNLKYLAGPSVRQRLTLNLAGNPAWRGTVTAVKVMLPKVSGPVGIDFVRFPSAPLLSVMMPFRTWFGLNKRVFLAYLPFLIVMVLSVLNIRSAVASARAGNGVGLKNWKVSGWAKDASWQVLFWGLCLVFAANAVFPFDFFPYLKFPIAGVYVLLPETILALLVLLGVALLGPGIARLSAPEWAFMAFFGAALLSIKNASAPDRSLLRVIYYLLPAILFMALARCVLSRRPKLAIARRFSIAVLLVASWVAFHAVIEGLLDHNYLLDTFYRAFAPIYVEYTLGMPVASSFTDPSVLGSFLVMCLPLALFFALHEKRSSWLGIFGLVSTGLIAIALVYSCSYGSLVAVVAAVGIYFLRMHKKLLLGLFAAGVVAVVVAAVLMAPQYKQYLADVRQVDGLIRQGHLTQDEIVELAGERLDHTLLYSVNQRVDGGLSALRMMRDHPVFGIGIGNFEAIFDEYYRKNPETLRIYKVPDNVLFTILAETGILGLLAFLVFVATVVRASLRALRATKTDRYWNSYVWAVCVAIVGFGVNCLAYDGMFWFSPSFAFWAVLGMFLPLASSSTAEAS
- a CDS encoding TlpA disulfide reductase family protein, with amino-acid sequence MSSLPVWARRALNLLMLFAVLSLPFMAGCAEKPQPSETESASAKAAPGRGPQAPNFRLNSLDGETVELSALKGNVVVIDFWATWCYPCRVTLPLMNKVYKQTRGKDVSVFGISTDRVSSLRVKDFAKKNNLEMPILHDRDGTTARAYGIRAIPTTLVIDKNGCIRDKHIGADRLIDKKLLEKVDELLRE